In Deltaproteobacteria bacterium, the DNA window GGGAATATAAAATCGGTCCCAGGCATGGTGCTCTAGATACGGTTCTTTACTATGAGGTAGCTAAAGACTATTCAATAGATTTAAACGCATATTTTGCAGATAAAAGTAAACTACCGGCTTTTTACGGGAGATGGCTCGGAACTGATAAGCAATTTACTGCTATACAGAATCATATAAGAGTGGTTTTTGATCAGCCCATAAAATGGGACTTCATCGAACTAGAAAAAGGTATCTTGACACTAAAAAAGGGCTATCGATGGGACGGCGCATCAAGGCCGGCGAATACATTTAACATTGAAGATAACCGTGCGTTTTATGTCCGCTGTTCGGCTGTTCATGACGCAATTTATGATTTGATGCGCATGAACTATCTTTCTAACGATCATGCTGGACTTGGTTTTAATGATCCCGGATTCATGAATCGGCTCATTGCGGACATGATGATCTATATGATCATGGTTGAGGATGGTAGAAACAAAACATTTGCCCAAACGGATTTTGACGTAATAAGGTTCGGTGGAAGAGGAAAGACCCATAAAGATACTTTGTTGTCCGTATGGAAATATCACGTTTCTGAATTAACGGCCTGGGCATCGGATGGAAAAGTAGATTTGCATTGGCAGCCTGCAGATATATCCAAAAAGCATCCAGGCAAATATGGCAGTAGTGGTCATGATTATTATGTATATAGAAAAAGAAATAAGTCGCTGTGGGAACAAATTGGCCTTGTAAGGTATGTTGATGACGGCCTCTATAGCGATTCGAAAGTATTTTTCACAGACACGGAGATAACCTTCGGACCAATCTATTATTACCAAATCAAGGAAGTTACTGGTGTGTTTCATGATGAAAGCAATCAAACAAGCGTAACGCCGGTAATAGGAGCCGGAAACGCATTGAGTCTGGAAGGATATTACCAGTATGTTGCGGCAGATACGCTTTCCGGTGACATAAGCGGGGCTCCTGATTCGGCACTGACCCTTGAGGCCTGGGTCTATCCTGAATACCATCCATATCTGACCGCTATTCTTGCACTCAATGCATCGGACGGTGGGAATGGCCATCACGTGATGTATTATGATGGCGCAAATGGGACTTTTTGTTATCATGATCGCGATAACGGTATGATTTGTAGTGCCGGCACATTTGCTTTCGATAAATGGTACCATGTGGCCGTGACGATTAACATAAAGGGTGAAGGTATCTTGTGGGTTGATGGGGTGCAGGAGGCATCTTTCTCCACTACCAGCAGACCAAAAAAGACGGCATTTTTCAGTATCGGGCAGGAACGGAGCGCCAAGGAGGCTTCACGGCATTTTAAAGGAAAAATCGATGAAGTCCGTGTGTGGAACACAGCACGTACACAGGCAGAGATACAGGCAAACATGTGCAGCCCGATGCGCGGTGATAAGGCAGAGCTGATAGGGCTATGGCATTTTGACGAACCCATCAATTCGAGGAAGTCATACGGTGCAACGATCAATGGAAATATTGCGACAGTGGGAGGCTTCGATCCGAATATATCACCCATTGTGCCATCTGATGCGATGTCCCGGAGTGTCCAATGCGTGCCCTAACCAAACCATTATGGGAGAGACATGTAATCCTGATTACGGCATATAATGCGTAACGAGGAAGAAAACGAACAGCTATTACCTGGCATAGGGTAAATAAAAAAGGCAGGGCTTCGGCTCTGCCTTTTTTTGAAAGTCAATGGGGTCAAATCAAATCTAAAGGGAAGGGGACGGTTGTAGATACTCCGGTAGAGTCAACAGGAAGAAAGCGTATCGGCTATACACGTCAGGAACTGTTAGCCGGCCTTAGCCTGGCCATCGATGAAAAGTGGCGGACCTACGCCGAAGGAGGTTGGGGCTTTAGTCTGCGAAATGAGGAGCTTCAGGAGCCCGGACGCTTTCAGCTAGGCCTGGAGTTTGAAAATGCCCGTTGTCTCTGGAAAGAACGCATGGGGTGGTATACCGCTCTTGACCTTTCAGCTACCGAGGAGAGGGATTGGCGTGTCGACACCTCGCTCCACCTTGGCCTCCTCATGGACCAGGGAGACCGCACTTGGCGGCTCGGGATTGAATACTACAAGGGGCGTCCCAATATGGGGGAATTCTTCCAGGACGAAGAGAGCTACATCTCCCTTGGGCTCTGGCTGGATATCTGAGGCCCCTCTGCCATTTCTTAGAGCACTCATTTCACCCCTAAAAAGGGCC includes these proteins:
- a CDS encoding DUF1207 domain-containing protein, whose amino-acid sequence is MAIDEKWRTYAEGGWGFSLRNEELQEPGRFQLGLEFENARCLWKERMGWYTALDLSATEERDWRVDTSLHLGLLMDQGDRTWRLGIEYYKGRPNMGEFFQDEESYISLGLWLDI
- a CDS encoding PKD domain-containing protein, with the protein product MKRLSNIFSKAALICFIAVFVTACGGGTGSDIQNENNEGDNNSAPMAIAGADQNVATGTKIKLDASLSSDTDGDLITYQWQFTSLPDGSAAVLSDATSYGPTFTADLDGLYALSLIVNDGDVDSVADVVTITASSSNSTPMANAGADQNVATGTEVTLDGRLSSDADADPITYQWQFVSLPDGSAAVLSDIALVNPTFTADLDGAYVLSLTVNDGAKASSEDTVTITALTTKPVPVDNLAYHEINKWEYKIGPRHGALDTVLYYEVAKDYSIDLNAYFADKSKLPAFYGRWLGTDKQFTAIQNHIRVVFDQPIKWDFIELEKGILTLKKGYRWDGASRPANTFNIEDNRAFYVRCSAVHDAIYDLMRMNYLSNDHAGLGFNDPGFMNRLIADMMIYMIMVEDGRNKTFAQTDFDVIRFGGRGKTHKDTLLSVWKYHVSELTAWASDGKVDLHWQPADISKKHPGKYGSSGHDYYVYRKRNKSLWEQIGLVRYVDDGLYSDSKVFFTDTEITFGPIYYYQIKEVTGVFHDESNQTSVTPVIGAGNALSLEGYYQYVAADTLSGDISGAPDSALTLEAWVYPEYHPYLTAILALNASDGGNGHHVMYYDGANGTFCYHDRDNGMICSAGTFAFDKWYHVAVTINIKGEGILWVDGVQEASFSTTSRPKKTAFFSIGQERSAKEASRHFKGKIDEVRVWNTARTQAEIQANMCSPMRGDKAELIGLWHFDEPINSRKSYGATINGNIATVGGFDPNISPIVPSDAMSRSVQCVP